One Bosea sp. 685 DNA segment encodes these proteins:
- a CDS encoding ABC transporter permease, which translates to MADLTTQAAPVEAQRSWLSPIWRRILGDKLALVAAIILLAIVLAALFAPWLAPFDPYETTRRPFIPPRWSEGSLPQYWLGTDGQGRDMLSRLLYGTRLTLVMGLASIILGGGLGAMLGLLGAFYRRLDPYVMRSADILLSFPAILLGLALAAVVGPGLTAIVIALSIATVPDVARITRSAAIVVMGQDYMEAGRALGLPDRTLIWRYLALNCVSPVFVFMTLRFGQIILIGAALSFLGLGVRPPEAELGMMASLGRDALFFAPHISLLPSLTIIAIVLCVNLLGDALRDLLDPRMRNM; encoded by the coding sequence ATGGCTGACCTGACGACCCAGGCCGCGCCGGTGGAGGCGCAACGGAGCTGGCTCTCGCCGATCTGGCGGCGGATCCTTGGCGACAAGCTCGCCTTAGTGGCAGCGATCATCCTCCTGGCGATCGTGCTTGCGGCGCTGTTTGCGCCCTGGCTTGCGCCCTTCGACCCCTATGAGACGACGCGCCGCCCGTTCATTCCGCCGCGCTGGAGCGAGGGCTCGCTGCCGCAATACTGGCTCGGCACCGACGGGCAGGGGCGCGACATGCTCTCGCGCCTGCTCTACGGGACGCGATTGACGCTGGTGATGGGGCTGGCCTCGATCATCCTCGGCGGCGGGCTCGGTGCGATGCTGGGCTTGCTCGGTGCCTTCTATCGGCGGCTCGACCCTTATGTGATGCGCTCAGCCGACATTCTGCTCTCGTTCCCCGCCATTTTGCTGGGGCTGGCACTCGCTGCCGTCGTCGGCCCCGGACTCACGGCCATCGTGATCGCGCTCTCGATCGCTACGGTGCCGGATGTCGCGCGCATCACCCGCAGCGCCGCGATCGTGGTGATGGGGCAGGATTACATGGAGGCAGGCCGAGCGCTCGGCCTGCCGGACAGGACGCTGATCTGGCGCTATCTGGCGCTGAACTGCGTCTCGCCGGTCTTCGTCTTCATGACGCTGCGCTTCGGCCAGATCATCCTGATCGGGGCGGCGCTGTCCTTCCTGGGGCTGGGCGTGCGCCCGCCCGAGGCGGAGCTTGGCATGATGGCCTCGCTCGGGCGCGACGCCTTGTTCTTCGCGCCGCATATCTCGCTGCTGCCGAGCCTCACGATCATCGCGATCGTACTCTGCGTGAACCTGCTTGGCGATGCGCTGCGCGATCTGCTCGATCCGCGCATGAGGAATATGTGA
- a CDS encoding amidohydrolase family protein, with product MPITLIQNASWIVAYDAKAKGHVYLRDGDVAYEGDRILQVGGSYKGRADATIDGRGKMVMPGLVNIHSHPSSEAMCKGWNDELGSAKMYGTALYEFMPLFRCDAAGVKPCAQVTYSELLMSGVTTLVDMSAAWDGWFETFKASGLRAVFAPMYRSARWYTDNGHLAQYEWDAKAGEKAMAQAMKLLDQVAADATGRLSGMVSPSQIDTCTPELIQASYEEAETRKIPFQIHAAQSVVEFHEITRRHGMTPVEWLEELDVLGPFSIIGHGIFLDHHSSVKWPATDDMGALVETGTNVAHCPIVFQRRGIAMQSFGQYVAAGINVGIGTDTYPHHMLEELRAVCIGSRMMAEDVYDVRTSDAFNAATLGGAKALGRDDIGRLAKGAKADIVLVDVTHPMMRPLRDPVRSLIYAAGERAVTTVIVDGVTVVENGKVLTMDYASAAAELEEAQRRAEPNVKGLDWAKRDHLEISPLTFPAGRG from the coding sequence ATGCCGATCACCCTTATCCAGAACGCCAGCTGGATCGTCGCCTATGACGCCAAGGCCAAGGGCCATGTCTATCTGCGCGATGGCGATGTCGCCTATGAGGGCGACCGCATCCTGCAGGTCGGCGGAAGCTATAAGGGCCGGGCCGATGCGACGATCGATGGGCGCGGCAAGATGGTCATGCCCGGCCTCGTCAACATCCACTCGCACCCCTCCTCGGAGGCGATGTGCAAGGGCTGGAACGACGAGCTCGGCAGCGCCAAGATGTATGGCACGGCGCTCTACGAGTTCATGCCGCTGTTCCGCTGCGACGCCGCCGGCGTCAAGCCTTGCGCGCAGGTGACTTATTCCGAACTGCTGATGTCGGGCGTCACCACGCTGGTCGACATGTCCGCCGCCTGGGACGGCTGGTTCGAGACCTTCAAGGCCTCGGGCCTTCGCGCGGTTTTTGCGCCGATGTACCGCTCGGCGCGCTGGTACACCGATAACGGCCATCTCGCGCAATATGAGTGGGACGCCAAGGCCGGCGAGAAGGCGATGGCGCAGGCCATGAAGCTGCTGGACCAGGTTGCGGCTGACGCAACGGGCAGGCTCTCGGGCATGGTCTCGCCCTCGCAGATCGACACCTGCACGCCCGAACTGATCCAGGCGAGCTATGAGGAGGCGGAGACGCGAAAAATCCCCTTCCAGATTCATGCCGCCCAGAGCGTGGTCGAATTCCATGAGATCACGCGCCGGCATGGCATGACGCCGGTGGAGTGGCTGGAGGAACTCGACGTGCTCGGGCCGTTCTCGATCATCGGCCACGGCATCTTCCTCGACCATCACTCCTCGGTGAAATGGCCGGCGACCGACGATATGGGCGCTCTGGTCGAGACCGGCACCAATGTCGCGCATTGCCCGATCGTGTTTCAGCGCCGCGGCATCGCGATGCAGAGTTTTGGGCAATATGTCGCGGCCGGCATCAATGTCGGCATCGGCACCGACACCTATCCCCACCATATGCTGGAGGAATTGCGCGCGGTCTGCATCGGCTCGCGCATGATGGCCGAGGACGTCTATGACGTGCGGACCTCGGACGCTTTCAACGCGGCGACGCTGGGCGGCGCCAAGGCGCTCGGCCGCGACGATATCGGCCGGCTCGCCAAGGGCGCGAAAGCCGACATCGTGCTGGTCGACGTCACCCATCCGATGATGCGCCCGCTGCGCGACCCCGTCCGCAGCCTGATCTATGCGGCGGGCGAGCGGGCGGTGACGACCGTGATCGTCGACGGCGTCACGGTGGTCGAGAACGGCAAGGTGCTGACCATGGACTATGCCAGCGCCGCCGCCGAGCTGGAGGAGGCGCAGCGCCGGGCCGAGCCCAACGTCAAGGGTCTCGACTGGGCCAAGCGAGACCATCTCGAGATCTCGCCGCTGACCTTTCCGGCTGGCCGGGGCTGA
- a CDS encoding ABC transporter substrate-binding protein, giving the protein MRELKSIVMGAFLGLAAFAGPALAQGSNASLTIVREVDSDRYDPHRSTARSASEVLFMMADTLVSLDHDMATIKPGLATAWTMAPDGKTYTFKLRNDVSFCDGKKLTAQDVVYSIKRWIDPATRSPVAWRAGKIEDIVATDDYTVEYKLKAPFSELLYQLTQSFAVIIDKANVEALGADFGVKGFNGTGPYCWGDWKPRNEFRLKRHAAYKWGPPIYQNTGPAQIEEIVWRIVPEDNTRLAAVMTGQTQVTQYVPYSGMAQMRANKNLRIVESKEAFWTYFVGFKIDKEGVSDPAVRKAMVMAVDQKAIAENLYFGEVEPAYSYISTEALDWNKALTPKLIKTDVAEANKILDAAGWLKGPDGFRMKDGKKLSPVVYGFTGSTWQKLMEAIQGDLRKIGVDLRVQLFDATIAWGKMATQEFDMFGMSFPYISAGDALNLYFPSANAPTPNRMNWKDPATDELLTKGITALNDADRAAAYGEVLTKVHEAAVWLPLYHEPMKIAASARLAPFKAHNIYGCGLYKGLDLKFVR; this is encoded by the coding sequence GTGAGAGAGCTGAAATCCATCGTCATGGGGGCCTTCCTCGGCCTCGCTGCCTTTGCCGGCCCGGCGCTCGCGCAAGGCTCCAATGCCAGCCTCACCATTGTGCGCGAGGTCGACAGCGACCGCTATGATCCGCATCGCTCGACGGCGCGCTCGGCCTCCGAAGTCCTCTTCATGATGGCCGACACGCTGGTCTCGCTCGACCACGACATGGCGACGATCAAGCCCGGCCTCGCTACCGCCTGGACGATGGCGCCCGACGGCAAGACCTACACCTTCAAGCTGCGCAACGACGTCTCCTTTTGCGACGGCAAGAAGCTGACGGCGCAGGATGTGGTCTATTCGATCAAGCGCTGGATCGATCCCGCGACGCGCTCGCCGGTGGCTTGGCGCGCCGGCAAGATCGAGGACATCGTCGCGACCGACGATTACACGGTCGAATACAAGCTCAAGGCGCCGTTCTCGGAATTGCTCTACCAGCTCACCCAGAGCTTCGCGGTGATCATCGACAAGGCCAATGTCGAGGCGCTCGGTGCCGATTTCGGGGTCAAGGGCTTCAACGGAACCGGCCCCTATTGCTGGGGCGACTGGAAGCCGCGCAACGAGTTCCGGCTGAAGCGCCACGCCGCCTATAAATGGGGCCCGCCGATCTATCAGAATACCGGGCCGGCGCAGATCGAGGAGATCGTCTGGCGCATCGTGCCGGAGGACAACACCCGTCTGGCCGCGGTGATGACCGGCCAGACCCAGGTGACGCAATATGTGCCCTATTCCGGCATGGCCCAGATGCGCGCCAACAAGAACCTCAGGATCGTCGAGTCGAAGGAGGCGTTCTGGACCTATTTCGTCGGCTTCAAGATCGACAAGGAGGGCGTCAGCGATCCGGCCGTGCGCAAGGCGATGGTGATGGCTGTCGACCAGAAGGCGATCGCCGAAAACCTCTATTTCGGCGAGGTCGAGCCGGCCTACAGCTATATCTCGACCGAGGCGCTGGACTGGAACAAGGCGCTGACGCCGAAGCTGATCAAGACCGATGTCGCCGAGGCCAACAAGATCCTCGACGCGGCCGGCTGGTTGAAGGGGCCTGACGGCTTCCGCATGAAGGACGGCAAGAAGCTCTCGCCGGTCGTCTATGGCTTCACCGGTTCGACCTGGCAGAAGCTGATGGAGGCGATCCAGGGCGATCTGCGCAAGATCGGCGTCGATCTCAGGGTCCAGCTCTTCGATGCCACCATCGCCTGGGGCAAGATGGCGACGCAGGAGTTCGACATGTTCGGGATGAGCTTCCCCTATATCTCGGCCGGCGATGCGCTGAACCTGTATTTCCCCTCGGCCAATGCGCCGACGCCCAACCGGATGAACTGGAAGGACCCGGCGACGGACGAATTGCTGACCAAGGGCATCACCGCGCTGAACGATGCCGACCGTGCGGCCGCCTATGGCGAGGTCCTGACGAAGGTGCATGAGGCGGCGGTCTGGCTGCCGCTCTATCACGAGCCGATGAAGATCGCGGCCTCGGCAAGGCTCGCCCCCTTCAAGGCCCACAACATCTATGGTTGCGGGCTGTATAAGGGGCTGGATCTGAAGTTCGTTCGCTGA